The Staphylococcus carnosus genome has a segment encoding these proteins:
- a CDS encoding BppU family phage baseplate upper protein, producing MTMDKQTNIPLETTAKYQPLSNLDVNFYTRDIQTSILNFIVTRNHKPLLLGESNVVTNISLEFEDGSIVRDDLTIKDGINGILSYTLSDEMLRHTGKVTGQVDIAIKGKEDTVVERLFSFNIAKTLIDSIDAETKLIHIKHFADLEKNITERYERMEETFANGENLAQAVLDASTKGLDELTSAKTKSLNEIKTSKDSTLKEITNTGSDYTNQLNTVYNTMDEKINKFNSDVQAGGYVKSSITDNWQKYKLTNNDGSSKELTKADLLNNEYLNGLEPGSYFASESVSTPSGTDGFVNVQKRNVIKIVYFQPQNSDKLYINRFNNVWSNWHDPLNDKESISGSQAKADKALSDAKVYVDKNISDTGWQELPLMSGVEADTDLGPSVYRVKNGVCNIIFNVRMTSAKAETSFLTLPSNVLPKYAFSFLARTDGNSGKNPVKCSYDVTNKVFKIWQNNDNTINTGDFVYGQLTYIVG from the coding sequence ATGACTATGGATAAACAGACAAATATACCTTTAGAAACTACTGCTAAGTACCAACCGTTGTCTAATTTAGACGTTAATTTTTACACGAGAGATATTCAAACATCAATATTAAATTTTATTGTAACTAGAAATCACAAACCATTGTTATTGGGTGAAAGTAATGTGGTTACAAATATAAGTTTAGAATTTGAAGATGGATCTATAGTGAGAGATGATTTAACGATAAAGGATGGTATAAATGGTATTTTATCGTATACATTGTCAGATGAAATGTTACGCCATACAGGTAAGGTAACAGGACAAGTTGATATAGCAATTAAAGGGAAAGAGGACACTGTTGTTGAACGGTTGTTCTCTTTTAATATAGCTAAAACTTTAATTGATAGTATAGATGCCGAAACAAAATTAATACACATCAAACACTTTGCAGATTTAGAAAAGAACATCACTGAAAGATACGAACGAATGGAAGAAACTTTTGCTAACGGCGAGAATTTAGCACAAGCTGTATTAGACGCATCAACAAAAGGATTAGACGAACTTACTTCGGCGAAAACTAAAAGTCTAAATGAGATTAAAACGTCTAAAGATAGTACCTTAAAAGAAATCACAAATACAGGTAGTGACTATACGAACCAATTAAACACTGTTTATAACACAATGGATGAGAAGATTAATAAATTTAACTCTGATGTTCAAGCTGGAGGCTATGTTAAATCCTCAATTACGGATAATTGGCAAAAATATAAATTAACAAACAATGATGGTTCATCGAAAGAATTAACGAAAGCAGATTTGTTAAATAATGAATATCTAAATGGATTAGAGCCTGGAAGTTACTTTGCTTCTGAATCAGTTAGTACCCCTTCTGGTACTGATGGCTTTGTAAATGTTCAAAAAAGAAATGTTATTAAAATTGTATATTTTCAACCTCAAAATTCAGATAAATTATACATCAATCGCTTTAATAATGTTTGGTCGAATTGGCATGATCCTTTAAACGATAAAGAATCCATATCAGGGTCACAAGCTAAAGCGGATAAGGCTTTGTCAGACGCAAAAGTATATGTAGATAAAAATATTTCTGATACAGGTTGGCAAGAACTACCGTTAATGAGTGGCGTTGAAGCCGATACAGATTTAGGTCCTTCGGTTTATAGAGTAAAAAACGGAGTTTGCAATATCATATTCAACGTTAGAATGACATCTGCTAAAGCCGAAACATCATTCTTAACTTTGCCGTCAAATGTGCTACCTAAATATGCATTTAGTTTTTTAGCAAGAACAGACGGTAATTCAGGTAAAAACCCAGTTAAATGCAGTTATGATGTAACAAACAAAGTGTTTAAAATATGGCAAAATAATGATAATACAATTAATACAGGTGATTTTGTCTACGGACAATTAACTTATATCGTGGGGTGA
- a CDS encoding glycosyl hydrolase family 28-related protein, which produces MLTMQTNMSNQLDQRWRNETISNFKNVLSFTNGIEDKMIYHQYEQLKAHDSKQITHANTTLDKMIVYLLNEVKNLVVGVDGDGVKEVTDARVGQDGTQHGILSQRLFTDFSDVYTDINRVEEKISSINIDEYHPDKTGKTDVSDYIQDALNRIHNNGSGTLYIPAGKYLIGKRLIIYENTTVKMDNNAILLRGWGGGFFMNGPSEDAFYGYEGRGNIHFEGGTLDSNYEQIDKFKTTAIDMVILKHAENITFNNVRFRNLISYHCVDANGVRSLTFDNCTFEGYINLTGDNFKEAIQIGEYTAEGIGGAGYNDGTPCKEVSIKNCTFRKSDILEGFNVAIGNHYSVHNIYQEDIKIVGNTFEDIKQAAVRPYKWVNTKITENSFRRCYEGVRISSVGGEDKSANDVKGIPSGTPQAGRLYAINNNSFEEYKKTGVSVFGQQYNGISAPVQNIKITNNFFVSDNNDIGEAIVMNLCDDMHIKDNTISYAYRGVRYKGCINVFIEKNYLNNIKTEAVYNEVSPYTGYYAQNKYINILNNLVNTTGKNGIYVQHASYSFVRSNTVSNPNTDNIDGNERGGIYLNNFDTGEVAHNHAYGSDKSFAIRGVNMKNTTIFNNGGSGGIFIDGDANTKIGYWNVSDYNNIIKTSTKGVY; this is translated from the coding sequence ATGCTTACAATGCAAACAAATATGAGTAACCAATTAGATCAACGTTGGAGAAACGAAACAATAAGTAACTTTAAGAACGTACTCAGTTTCACAAATGGTATTGAAGATAAAATGATTTATCATCAATATGAGCAATTAAAAGCACATGACAGTAAACAAATCACGCATGCCAACACAACACTAGATAAGATGATTGTTTATTTGTTAAATGAAGTTAAGAATTTAGTTGTCGGTGTAGATGGTGATGGTGTTAAAGAAGTAACAGATGCACGTGTCGGTCAAGATGGTACACAACATGGCATCTTATCTCAAAGGTTATTTACAGATTTTTCCGATGTTTATACAGACATCAATCGTGTAGAAGAAAAAATCAGTTCTATAAACATTGATGAGTATCACCCAGATAAAACTGGTAAGACAGACGTATCGGATTATATTCAAGATGCCTTAAACAGAATTCATAATAACGGTTCAGGAACATTATATATCCCTGCTGGTAAATATTTAATAGGCAAAAGACTTATTATTTATGAGAACACAACAGTAAAAATGGATAACAATGCAATCCTCCTTCGTGGCTGGGGTGGTGGTTTCTTCATGAATGGACCGAGTGAAGATGCGTTCTATGGCTATGAAGGTCGAGGTAACATTCATTTTGAAGGTGGTACGTTAGATTCTAACTATGAACAAATTGATAAGTTCAAAACGACTGCTATTGACATGGTGATACTAAAACATGCAGAGAACATTACTTTTAACAATGTGAGATTTAGAAACCTAATTAGTTATCACTGTGTGGATGCAAACGGTGTTAGAAGTTTAACGTTTGATAACTGTACATTTGAAGGGTATATCAATTTAACGGGTGATAACTTTAAAGAAGCAATACAAATCGGTGAGTATACAGCTGAAGGTATTGGTGGTGCAGGCTATAATGATGGCACGCCATGTAAAGAAGTATCGATTAAAAACTGTACATTTAGAAAGTCAGATATACTTGAAGGATTTAATGTAGCAATAGGTAACCACTACAGTGTGCATAACATCTATCAAGAAGATATCAAAATTGTAGGGAATACATTTGAAGATATCAAACAAGCAGCCGTTCGACCTTATAAATGGGTGAATACGAAAATAACGGAAAATTCATTTAGACGTTGCTATGAAGGTGTTCGTATTTCATCAGTGGGTGGCGAAGATAAAAGTGCGAATGATGTTAAAGGTATTCCGTCAGGTACTCCTCAAGCTGGTCGATTATATGCAATCAACAATAATTCGTTTGAAGAATATAAGAAAACAGGTGTTTCAGTATTTGGTCAACAATATAATGGCATAAGCGCACCTGTGCAAAACATCAAAATCACAAATAACTTCTTCGTATCTGATAACAACGATATCGGTGAAGCGATTGTTATGAATTTATGCGATGATATGCATATTAAGGACAATACAATCTCATATGCTTATCGAGGTGTAAGATATAAAGGCTGTATCAACGTGTTTATTGAGAAGAATTATTTGAATAATATCAAAACAGAAGCTGTTTATAATGAAGTTTCACCGTATACAGGGTATTACGCACAAAATAAATACATTAACATTTTGAACAACTTAGTTAATACTACAGGTAAAAATGGCATATATGTTCAACATGCGTCGTATTCCTTTGTTAGATCTAATACTGTTTCAAATCCAAATACTGATAACATCGACGGTAACGAACGTGGTGGTATTTACTTAAATAACTTTGACACTGGCGAAGTAGCACATAATCACGCCTACGGTTCAGATAAATCATTTGCTATACGTGGTGTTAATATGAAAAACACTACTATATTCAATAACGGTGGCTCTGGCGGCATATTTATAGATGGTGACGCTAATACGAAAATTGGTTATTGGAATGTATCGGACTACAACAATATTATAAAAACGAGCACGAAAGGTGTGTATTGA
- a CDS encoding prophage endopeptidase tail family protein has translation MSTDIIVTDINETMSELLLDFAYDTFKYEYERNNTRQITFIAYKTRYNEDVYNLLQNEAYIEYKGQKYVIKTASPSFDGFIHTKEIIATHIMFEFQNHYVSKDTDSETINDDSDSNKAQKVTLNEFLEYGFKGNKLGYSYEIKGSFNNKVSFEGLGEKNGMEYLVEGAELFGFIYYADNKKIYIHDNNSFYVPTEKTIRYKYNNSEVKASIDTKELKTVIKGYGKKLTSKDTKNYSPVKPKDLTYSGKFIKDGTWRTEEVGASFSYELECKYGNETIVFSLKKMSKGGMLDLYFNGEKVGEYSCYSKSATTQNITLSKNTKKGKYTVKAVFKGKKSGVDYKKSAPCMYVGTEKATVINTTAVLKGDDLYSSTYVYKSSKSYDVFGHREAPDHFDESITDKDELKSKLEKELKDEPDIELDINYIGDEKIEERDAIWFIHEIMGYNTELKVVSLIQVHPLNPAPDEIGFSNNKRDIVQISNVLNRKMKSVSAALNKSKLNNIYSPSTGYTGGSIVGSVLVDE, from the coding sequence TTGAGTACAGATATTATTGTTACTGATATTAATGAAACCATGTCTGAATTGTTATTAGACTTTGCTTATGACACGTTTAAATATGAGTATGAACGTAACAACACAAGACAAATCACCTTTATCGCTTATAAAACAAGGTACAATGAAGATGTTTATAATCTATTGCAGAATGAAGCCTATATTGAATATAAGGGTCAAAAGTATGTAATCAAAACAGCCTCACCATCATTTGACGGTTTTATTCATACAAAAGAAATCATCGCTACGCATATCATGTTTGAGTTTCAAAACCATTATGTAAGCAAAGATACAGATTCAGAAACAATAAATGACGATTCAGATTCTAACAAAGCTCAAAAGGTAACACTCAATGAATTTTTAGAGTATGGATTCAAAGGTAATAAGCTAGGATATTCCTATGAGATTAAAGGTAGCTTTAATAACAAAGTATCCTTTGAAGGTTTAGGTGAAAAAAATGGTATGGAATATCTTGTAGAAGGTGCAGAGCTATTTGGATTTATCTATTATGCAGATAATAAGAAAATTTATATCCATGATAACAATTCATTCTATGTACCCACTGAGAAAACAATTCGCTATAAATATAATAACAGTGAAGTAAAAGCGAGCATAGATACCAAAGAATTAAAAACTGTGATTAAAGGCTATGGTAAAAAACTAACAAGTAAAGATACTAAAAACTACTCACCTGTAAAACCGAAAGACCTAACCTATAGTGGCAAGTTTATAAAAGATGGCACATGGCGCACCGAAGAAGTCGGCGCGTCTTTTTCATATGAATTGGAATGTAAATATGGTAATGAAACTATTGTTTTCTCATTAAAGAAAATGAGTAAAGGTGGCATGCTCGATTTGTATTTCAATGGTGAGAAAGTTGGCGAATATAGTTGCTACAGTAAGTCGGCAACGACCCAAAACATAACTTTATCAAAGAATACGAAAAAAGGTAAATACACTGTTAAAGCCGTTTTTAAAGGTAAAAAATCAGGTGTAGATTATAAGAAGTCGGCGCCTTGTATGTATGTAGGTACAGAAAAAGCTACGGTTATCAACACAACAGCTGTTTTAAAAGGTGATGACTTATACAGTTCAACTTATGTCTACAAATCATCTAAAAGCTATGATGTGTTCGGACACAGAGAGGCACCTGATCACTTCGATGAATCCATAACAGATAAAGATGAATTAAAAAGTAAACTTGAAAAAGAGTTAAAAGACGAGCCTGATATTGAATTAGATATTAATTACATCGGCGATGAAAAGATTGAAGAACGAGATGCGATTTGGTTTATCCATGAAATCATGGGTTACAACACTGAATTAAAAGTCGTTTCTCTCATACAAGTGCATCCACTTAATCCTGCACCTGATGAAATTGGGTTTAGTAATAACAAGAGAGATATTGTTCAAATCAGTAATGTATTAAATCGTAAAATGAAAAGCGTGAGCGCTGCACTGAATAAAAGCAAGTTAAATAATATTTATAGCCCTTCTACCGGATACACTGGGGGCTCAATCGTTGGGAGTGTTTTAGTAGATGAGTAA
- a CDS encoding phage tail domain-containing protein, producing MINDKWLKLLTDTGTIDVNEALPGFIFLDTKQDYPNYNDNKLVINGLDGEIPGAISFAPFNLVLRFGLDSQDVEDVYLAEQKLRRLFFRRKHYSVVTSDIPNKKFAVATPNIATNVKDFASMEFEVTFQVYKGYSESLYKTDQFSLMSDKWQFESGVMPDNEIAYTHNRQKFSIFNGSDDTIDPRLRHELQIWIRLNTTTGFRLVNKTTGDIFEYKGKLETNQSFLLDGAYPYIETKRCGRLTNHGIITLAPGYNDFEIWGSVSGVNIQFIFPFIYR from the coding sequence TTGATAAATGATAAATGGTTAAAGTTATTAACCGATACAGGTACGATTGATGTAAATGAAGCGCTGCCTGGTTTTATATTTTTAGATACAAAACAAGACTACCCTAACTACAATGATAATAAATTAGTAATAAATGGCTTAGATGGAGAGATACCAGGTGCGATTAGTTTCGCACCTTTTAATTTAGTTTTACGATTTGGTTTAGATTCACAAGATGTAGAAGATGTGTATTTAGCAGAACAGAAACTAAGACGTTTGTTTTTCAGAAGAAAACACTATTCAGTAGTAACGTCTGATATACCTAATAAAAAGTTTGCAGTCGCTACACCAAATATAGCAACTAATGTGAAAGATTTTGCATCTATGGAATTTGAAGTCACTTTTCAAGTCTATAAGGGCTATTCAGAATCGCTATATAAAACAGATCAGTTTTCTTTAATGTCAGATAAATGGCAATTTGAAAGTGGCGTTATGCCTGATAATGAGATTGCTTATACGCACAACAGACAGAAATTTTCAATATTCAATGGCAGTGACGATACCATAGACCCTAGATTACGACACGAATTACAGATATGGATTAGGTTAAACACTACAACAGGATTTAGGCTAGTTAATAAAACAACAGGTGATATTTTCGAATATAAAGGTAAGTTAGAAACCAATCAAAGTTTTTTACTAGATGGTGCTTATCCTTATATTGAAACAAAACGATGTGGCAGATTAACCAATCATGGCATTATCACGTTAGCACCTGGTTATAATGATTTTGAAATTTGGGGAAGTGTAAGTGGTGTTAATATCCAGTTTATCTTCCCTTTTATTTATAGGTAG
- a CDS encoding peptidoglycan DD-metalloendopeptidase family protein gives MGDEISKQLDSRHDKEISGLNKIFRDTNGLTKKQEAKIIAQAQQQNEKESASIQKTQEKIQAIYKKAHDEHRALKKSEIKQIEELQTQLDSKVVKSMSKGEVEQKAILERMKQNKSKLSIQAASNVIKESAKERDKTISDAKKKYKDTVAEAIKQRDQNGTLSKEQADKVIKNAKKQYDESKDKAKKQHKDVVNEAKKQNKGVGANIDSQTGKVKTGWQKMIDTTVVKGAKIWITTKKTWDNISNKIGSATKNGLNNAKKWFGQLPGRVSGWFESTKKHTDDKWNKISSKISSSSRNALNNTKKWFGQLPGKTSSWFKSTKKHTDDNWNKISNKISSSTKSAFNNSRKWLGQLPGKTSSWFKSAKKNTDDNWNKISSKIGSSTRNAYNSAKKWFGNTTANAKSNFKNTWNTTKDRFGDIANKVEKKTHSVFNSGKKWFGKTYGNAKENFKNMWNNTKSRYGDIANKAEEKSKSVFNSGKKWFGKTYSNSKENFQNMKNKATDRFKEIAAQAEEKAKKTFGSWKSWLDKTLGWIKNIKKDFGSAASSLGKEVANKAIGGLNSMIGGINNIAKAITDKTLIKPIPTLSTGTFDGSSLATDSNGGVMAPTMALVNDRGPGNGSGSNGHQELIQRADGSLHAPQGRDVIVKLNKGDGVINGTATQRMQNMGMIPKLSKGSIPRFAKGSFKKKLDDYLEHPLQSLVKDATKGSQVAKKVVKDKSKNVIEKAKEVGNDAVESAEDMASGIWGGIKGVTKDVGEFLENPGKLVEKVMDKMGINFGGGDNATVKMAKGAYSILKKKLVDKVQSWFDESGGDGAGGWIDLSRGINTPYSPNGPPPGYAFNWPHPGIDLPYIYEPVYSTISGTAHTKEMPGGFGHYIQVHGGDLDVIYGHLSKWLVHEGQRVHPGTKLGISGNTGASTGPYLHYEMHQNGRPINPIKWLKAHPGKKGGKSSAPREVSAWRPEVMQALRLAGLPANSAYANAWLRQINTESSGNPSATGPGSSEGTPRGLVQVKPGTFNAYKLPGHGNVLNGLDNLIAGMRYAKARYGGRMLSTIGVGGPYANGGMVTKHQIAEIGEGNKPEMVVPLTRRNRAIQLIEQAMSYVGMNKGKTEVTVNNDNSTIERLLQQNISLNAQNNNLTQTLINVVQNLPVGIDGDSLNKHFNKKNGNSISLEAYSKGGSIV, from the coding sequence ATGGGTGATGAGATAAGCAAGCAACTTGATAGTCGCCATGATAAAGAAATATCCGGACTGAATAAAATCTTTAGAGACACTAACGGTTTAACTAAAAAGCAAGAAGCTAAAATTATAGCGCAAGCACAACAACAAAATGAAAAAGAATCGGCAAGTATTCAAAAGACACAAGAAAAAATTCAAGCTATATACAAAAAAGCTCATGATGAACATAGAGCATTGAAAAAGTCTGAAATCAAACAGATTGAAGAACTTCAAACACAACTCGATTCTAAAGTTGTTAAATCTATGTCTAAAGGCGAGGTTGAACAAAAAGCAATTTTAGAAAGAATGAAACAAAACAAGAGTAAGTTATCTATTCAAGCAGCTTCTAATGTTATTAAAGAAAGTGCGAAAGAAAGAGATAAGACTATTTCTGATGCCAAGAAAAAGTATAAAGATACTGTGGCCGAAGCAATCAAACAACGTGATCAGAATGGAACACTTTCAAAAGAACAAGCCGACAAAGTAATAAAAAATGCTAAGAAACAATATGATGAGTCAAAAGACAAAGCCAAGAAACAACATAAAGATGTAGTGAATGAAGCTAAAAAGCAAAATAAAGGTGTAGGCGCAAATATTGATTCTCAAACTGGTAAAGTAAAAACTGGTTGGCAGAAGATGATTGATACAACAGTTGTTAAAGGTGCGAAAATTTGGATTACTACCAAAAAGACCTGGGATAATATTTCTAATAAAATCGGTTCTGCTACTAAAAATGGTTTGAACAACGCTAAGAAATGGTTCGGCCAATTGCCTGGTAGAGTATCTGGATGGTTCGAATCTACTAAAAAGCATACAGATGACAAGTGGAATAAGATAAGCAGTAAGATTAGTTCATCTTCTAGAAACGCATTAAACAACACTAAGAAATGGTTCGGTCAATTACCTGGAAAAACTTCAAGCTGGTTCAAATCAACTAAGAAACATACAGATGATAACTGGAACAAAATCAGTAATAAAATTTCAAGTTCGACTAAGAGTGCTTTCAATAACAGTAGGAAGTGGCTCGGACAACTTCCAGGCAAGACTTCCAGTTGGTTCAAGTCTGCTAAGAAGAATACTGACGATAACTGGAATAAAATCAGTAGCAAGATAGGCTCATCTACTAGAAATGCTTATAACTCTGCTAAGAAGTGGTTTGGGAATACTACTGCAAATGCTAAATCCAATTTCAAAAATACATGGAATACGACTAAAGATAGATTCGGCGATATTGCTAATAAAGTTGAAAAAAAAACACATAGTGTGTTTAACTCTGGTAAAAAATGGTTTGGTAAAACATATGGTAATGCTAAAGAAAACTTTAAGAACATGTGGAATAATACCAAGTCAAGATACGGTGATATAGCTAATAAAGCAGAAGAAAAATCTAAGAGTGTATTCAATTCAGGCAAGAAGTGGTTCGGCAAAACTTACAGTAATTCTAAAGAGAATTTCCAAAACATGAAAAATAAAGCGACTGACCGCTTTAAAGAAATTGCTGCACAAGCCGAAGAAAAAGCTAAAAAGACTTTTGGTAGTTGGAAAAGTTGGCTTGATAAAACTTTAGGTTGGATTAAAAACATCAAGAAAGATTTCGGTTCTGCTGCTTCAAGTTTAGGTAAAGAAGTTGCTAACAAAGCAATCGGCGGTTTGAACAGTATGATTGGCGGTATTAACAACATTGCCAAAGCGATTACTGATAAAACACTTATTAAGCCTATCCCCACTTTATCCACAGGTACATTCGACGGCTCATCATTAGCAACGGACAGTAATGGCGGTGTTATGGCACCGACAATGGCACTGGTAAATGATAGAGGTCCAGGAAACGGAAGTGGTTCAAACGGACATCAAGAGTTAATTCAACGTGCAGACGGCTCATTGCATGCACCGCAAGGTCGTGATGTCATTGTTAAACTCAACAAAGGTGACGGTGTAATTAACGGTACGGCTACACAACGTATGCAGAATATGGGTATGATACCTAAACTCTCAAAAGGTTCTATTCCTCGATTTGCCAAAGGATCATTCAAAAAGAAACTGGATGATTATTTAGAGCATCCACTTCAATCTTTAGTTAAAGATGCAACAAAAGGTTCTCAAGTTGCTAAAAAAGTAGTCAAAGACAAGTCTAAAAATGTTATTGAAAAAGCTAAAGAGGTAGGAAATGATGCTGTTGAAAGTGCCGAAGATATGGCTTCCGGAATATGGGGCGGAATCAAAGGTGTTACTAAAGATGTTGGTGAATTCTTAGAGAATCCAGGTAAACTTGTTGAGAAAGTTATGGATAAAATGGGTATCAACTTCGGTGGCGGAGACAACGCAACAGTAAAAATGGCTAAAGGTGCTTATTCAATTCTGAAGAAAAAATTAGTTGATAAAGTGCAATCATGGTTTGACGAATCAGGCGGAGACGGTGCTGGAGGATGGATTGATTTATCAAGAGGAATCAATACGCCGTACAGTCCTAACGGACCGCCACCAGGATATGCTTTTAACTGGCCACATCCGGGTATCGACTTGCCTTATATTTACGAACCAGTTTATTCAACAATCAGCGGTACAGCTCATACAAAAGAAATGCCGGGCGGATTTGGACACTATATTCAAGTACATGGCGGAGATTTGGATGTTATTTACGGACATTTAAGCAAATGGTTAGTACATGAAGGACAAAGAGTACATCCAGGCACAAAACTTGGTATTTCAGGTAACACTGGTGCATCTACTGGTCCGTATTTACACTATGAAATGCATCAAAACGGCAGACCTATTAACCCTATAAAATGGTTGAAAGCACATCCAGGTAAAAAAGGCGGTAAAAGTTCTGCGCCTAGAGAAGTAAGTGCATGGAGACCAGAAGTAATGCAAGCATTGAGACTTGCTGGACTACCTGCCAATTCTGCTTATGCGAATGCTTGGTTAAGACAAATCAATACTGAATCATCTGGTAATCCAAGTGCAACAGGACCAGGAAGTTCAGAGGGTACACCGCGTGGTTTAGTACAAGTTAAACCTGGTACGTTCAACGCATATAAACTTCCAGGGCATGGTAATGTATTGAATGGTTTAGATAACTTGATTGCCGGTATGCGTTATGCAAAGGCTCGTTATGGCGGAAGAATGTTAAGTACTATCGGTGTAGGAGGTCCTTATGCTAACGGTGGTATGGTTACGAAACATCAGATTGCTGAAATCGGCGAAGGAAACAAACCAGAAATGGTTGTACCTTTGACTCGTCGTAACCGTGCGATTCAATTAATTGAACAAGCTATGAGCTATGTTGGTATGAATAAAGGTAAAACAGAAGTAACTGTAAACAATGACAATTCAACAATTGAACGTTTATTACAACAAAACATTTCACTTAATGCACAGAATAATAACTTAACTCAAACATTGATTAATGTTGTTCAGAATCTACCTGTTGGTATTGATGGTGATAGTTTAAATAAACATTTCAACAAGAAAAACGGTAATAGCATATCGCTAGAAGCTTATAGTAAAGGGGGCAGCATAGTTTGA
- the gpG gene encoding phage tail assembly chaperone G → MTIKFDIKDNKTGKTSTYSKDIITMGEAEKFYEFLDKTQKESAKDEPDAKKVRELERQYLVSLFADQGLTEEEVLNNMGTRQYTKALGDVFREIQGDDDEDTKNETDEVGKTEN, encoded by the coding sequence ATGACAATAAAATTCGATATTAAAGATAATAAAACAGGCAAAACTTCAACTTACTCTAAAGACATTATCACAATGGGCGAAGCAGAAAAATTCTATGAGTTTTTAGATAAAACACAAAAAGAATCTGCTAAAGATGAGCCTGATGCGAAAAAAGTCAGAGAGTTGGAACGTCAATACTTAGTGAGTCTCTTTGCAGACCAAGGATTGACAGAAGAAGAAGTATTAAACAACATGGGAACACGTCAATATACAAAAGCATTAGGTGATGTGTTTCGAGAAATCCAAGGAGACGATGACGAAGATACAAAAAATGAAACAGATGAAGTGGGAAAGACAGAAAACTAA
- a CDS encoding Ig-like domain-containing protein: MVKTLKVYKDDEVVGTQDGEGRLTVSVSGLNADTEYPKGTYQVAFEEDGAESDKVDVPTFKTNPILVTGISFSPNTKEIKTGADDSVKAVVAPTTATNKSVTYTSDSTDIVTVDAKTGAIHGAAEGKAVITAKADDGSGKTGTINITVTTDAV, from the coding sequence ATGGTCAAAACATTAAAAGTATATAAAGATGATGAGGTTGTAGGCACACAAGACGGAGAGGGTCGTTTGACTGTCTCCGTTTCTGGTTTGAATGCTGACACTGAATATCCGAAAGGTACTTACCAAGTAGCCTTTGAAGAAGATGGTGCCGAATCCGATAAAGTGGATGTACCGACTTTCAAAACTAATCCTATTTTAGTTACCGGTATTTCTTTTAGCCCGAATACTAAAGAAATCAAGACAGGTGCAGACGATTCTGTTAAAGCTGTTGTAGCACCGACTACAGCAACTAATAAATCAGTGACTTACACATCAGATAGCACTGATATTGTCACTGTGGACGCTAAAACAGGCGCTATTCATGGTGCAGCTGAAGGCAAAGCAGTAATCACTGCTAAAGCTGATGACGGAAGTGGTAAAACTGGAACAATCAACATCACAGTTACTACGGACGCAGTTTAA
- a CDS encoding major tail protein, translating to MANGQGSYKVGFKKVLVGVYGKDGQTVEKQFEWKDENGGTVNLNITGLAPELVDMFASNKRVWMKKQGTNEVKSDMDIFNIPSDDLNAVLGREKDQNGTAWVGENTRAPYVAMIGVSEDGLTGEPVYVALLKGTFSLDSIEFKTKGEKAEAPEPTKLTGDWMNRTIEVDGENQGIVYGYHEGKDGEDEFFKKVFVGYTDSLKNSDEEGTGTPS from the coding sequence ATGGCAAATGGACAAGGCTCATATAAAGTAGGTTTCAAAAAAGTTTTAGTCGGCGTATACGGCAAAGACGGTCAAACAGTAGAAAAGCAATTTGAATGGAAAGACGAAAACGGTGGTACAGTCAACCTTAACATTACTGGTTTAGCACCAGAATTGGTTGACATGTTCGCTTCAAACAAACGTGTTTGGATGAAAAAACAAGGTACAAATGAAGTTAAATCGGATATGGATATTTTCAACATTCCGAGTGATGATTTAAACGCAGTATTAGGACGTGAGAAAGACCAAAACGGCACTGCTTGGGTAGGCGAAAACACTCGCGCACCTTACGTTGCTATGATTGGAGTATCTGAGGACGGTTTAACTGGCGAACCTGTATATGTAGCGTTATTGAAAGGTACTTTCAGTTTAGATTCAATTGAATTCAAAACGAAAGGTGAAAAAGCAGAAGCGCCAGAACCAACGAAATTAACTGGAGACTGGATGAACCGCACTATCGAAGTTGACGGTGAAAACCAAGGTATCGTTTATGGTTACCATGAAGGCAAAGATGGAGAAGATGAATTCTTCAAGAAAGTGTTTGTCGGTTACACAGATTCTTTAAAAAATTCAGATGAAGAAGGTACTGGTACACCCAGCTAA